Proteins encoded in a region of the Bubalus bubalis isolate 160015118507 breed Murrah chromosome 9, NDDB_SH_1, whole genome shotgun sequence genome:
- the CLK4 gene encoding dual specificity protein kinase CLK4 isoform X3 — translation MCIPLEASHSVEEDSHPSHYLEARSLNERDYRDRRYIDEYRNDYCERYVPRHYHRDVESSYRIHCSKSSVRSRRSSPKRKRNRHCSSHQSHSKSHRRKRSRSIEDDEEGHLICQSGDVLRARYEIVDTLGEGAFGKVVECIDHGMDGIHVAVKIVKNVGRYREAARSEIQVLEHLNSTDPNSVFRCVQMLEWFDHHGHVCIVFELLGLSTYDFIKENSFLPFQIDHIRQMAYQICQSINFLHHNKLTHTDLKPENILFVKSDYVVKYNSKMKRDERTLKNTDIKVVDFGSATYDDEHHSTLVSTRHYRAPEVILALGWSQPCDVWSIGCILIEYYLGFTVFQTHDSKEHLAMMERILGPIPTHMIQKTRKRKYFHHNQLDWDEHSSAGRYVRRRCKPLKEFMLCHDEEHEKLFDLVRRMLEYDPVKRITLDEALQHPFFDLLKKK, via the exons tcattatttagAAGCAAGGTCCTTGAATGAGAGAGATTATCGGGACCGGAGATACATTGATGAATACAGAAATGACTACTGCGAAAGATATGTTCCTAGACATTATCACAGAGACGTTGAAAGCAGTTATCGAATCCACTGCAGTAAATCTTCAGTCCGAAGCAGGAGAAGCAGTCCTAAAAGGAAGCGTAATAGACACTGTTCAAGTCATCAGTCACATTCG AAGAGCCACCGAAGGAAAAGATCCAGGAGTATAGAGGATGATGAGGAGGGTCACCTGATCTGTCAAAGTGGAGACGTTCTAAGAGCAAGAT ATGAAATCGTGGATACTTTGGGTGAAGGGGCCTTTGGCAAAGTTGTAGAATGCATTGATCATGGCat ggaTGGCATACATGTAGCAGTGAAAATTGTAAAAAACGTGGGACGATATCGTGAAGCAGCTCGTTCAGAAATCCAAGTATTAGAGCATTTAAATAGTACTGATCCCAATAGTGTCTT CCGATGTGTCCAGATGCTAGAATGGTTTGATCATCATGGTCATGTTTGTATTGTGTTCGAACTCTTGGGACTTAGTACCTAtgatttcattaaagaaaatagCTTTCTGCCATTTCAAATCGACCACATCAGGCAAATGGCATATCAGATCTGCCAGTCAATAAATT TTTTGCATCATAATAAATTAACCCATACAGATCTGAagcctgaaaatattttatttgtgaagTCTGACTATGTAGTCAAATATAATTCTAAAATG AAACGTGATGAACGCACACTGAAAAACACAGATATCAAAGTTGTTGACTTTGGAAGTGCAACATACGATGATGAACATCATAGTACTTTGGTATCTACACGGCATTACAGAGCTCCAGAGGTCATTTTGG ctttaGGTTGGTCTCAGCCTTGTGATGTTTGGAGCATAGGTTGCATTCTTATTGAATATTACCTTGGTTTCACAGTCTTTCAG ACTCATGATAGTAAAGAGCACCTAGCAATGATGGAACGAATATTAGGACCCATACCAACACACATGATTCAGAAAACAAG AAAACGCAAGTATTTTCATCATAATCAGCTAGACTGGGATGAACATAGTTCTGCTGGTAGATATGTTAGGAGACGTTGCAAACCATTGAag GAATTTATGCTTTGTCACGATGAAGAACATGAGAAACTGTTTGACCTAGTTCGAAGAATGTTAGAATATGATCCAGTGAAAAGAATTACTTTGGATGAAGCATTGCAGCATCCTTTCTTtgacttattaaaaaagaaatga
- the CLK4 gene encoding dual specificity protein kinase CLK4 isoform X4, with the protein MDGIHVAVKIVKNVGRYREAARSEIQVLEHLNSTDPNSVFRCVQMLEWFDHHGHVCIVFELLGLSTYDFIKENSFLPFQIDHIRQMAYQICQSINFLHHNKLTHTDLKPENILFVKSDYVVKYNSKMKRDERTLKNTDIKVVDFGSATYDDEHHSTLVSTRHYRAPEVILALGWSQPCDVWSIGCILIEYYLGFTVFQTHDSKEHLAMMERILGPIPTHMIQKTRKRKYFHHNQLDWDEHSSAGRYVRRRCKPLKEFMLCHDEEHEKLFDLVRRMLEYDPVKRITLDEALQHPFFDLLKKK; encoded by the exons at ggaTGGCATACATGTAGCAGTGAAAATTGTAAAAAACGTGGGACGATATCGTGAAGCAGCTCGTTCAGAAATCCAAGTATTAGAGCATTTAAATAGTACTGATCCCAATAGTGTCTT CCGATGTGTCCAGATGCTAGAATGGTTTGATCATCATGGTCATGTTTGTATTGTGTTCGAACTCTTGGGACTTAGTACCTAtgatttcattaaagaaaatagCTTTCTGCCATTTCAAATCGACCACATCAGGCAAATGGCATATCAGATCTGCCAGTCAATAAATT TTTTGCATCATAATAAATTAACCCATACAGATCTGAagcctgaaaatattttatttgtgaagTCTGACTATGTAGTCAAATATAATTCTAAAATG AAACGTGATGAACGCACACTGAAAAACACAGATATCAAAGTTGTTGACTTTGGAAGTGCAACATACGATGATGAACATCATAGTACTTTGGTATCTACACGGCATTACAGAGCTCCAGAGGTCATTTTGG ctttaGGTTGGTCTCAGCCTTGTGATGTTTGGAGCATAGGTTGCATTCTTATTGAATATTACCTTGGTTTCACAGTCTTTCAG ACTCATGATAGTAAAGAGCACCTAGCAATGATGGAACGAATATTAGGACCCATACCAACACACATGATTCAGAAAACAAG AAAACGCAAGTATTTTCATCATAATCAGCTAGACTGGGATGAACATAGTTCTGCTGGTAGATATGTTAGGAGACGTTGCAAACCATTGAag GAATTTATGCTTTGTCACGATGAAGAACATGAGAAACTGTTTGACCTAGTTCGAAGAATGTTAGAATATGATCCAGTGAAAAGAATTACTTTGGATGAAGCATTGCAGCATCCTTTCTTtgacttattaaaaaagaaatga